The DNA window GTCACATAGACACCACTATGATCCTCAAAACCGTGAAAATTTGGCCTCGATTCCCCACTCGGCTCGCTACGGACGCTCAAGCCCGACAGACTCCTAGGCCACATTTCCCCATCACGATTTTAATATCTGCCCATCCGCATAACCGGAGTTCACCATGAAGCGCCGCATCCTGTTTTTGTGCACCGGAAATTCCTGCCGCTCCCAGATGGCCGAGGGGTGGATGCGCCGTCTGGGCGGCGAGACCTGGGAGGTTTTCTCGGCCGGGATCGAGGCCCACGGTCTGAATCCCCGCGCCGTGGCCGCCATGAACGAGGTCGGCATCGACATCGGCGGCCAAAGCTCCGACATCCTCGATCCCGAGCTGCTGCCGAGCCTCGACCTGCTGGTCACCGTCTGCGGCCATGCCGACGAAACCTGCCCGGTGGTCCCGGCCAACTGCCGCAAGATCCACTGGCCCCTGCCCGATCCGGCCAAGGCGACCGGGACCGAGGAAGAGGTCGCCGCCCAGTTCCGGGCGGTGCGCGACGAGCTGAAAGCCCGCGTCGAAGCGTTGTTGCGGGAGGAGGGTTGAGATGGCCGCCAAGACCAAAGCCGATATGGGCTTCTTCGAGCGCAATCTGACCTGGTGGGTCTTCGCCTGCATCGCGGTGGGGATTGGGCTGGGCAAGCTGCTGCCGGGGGTGTTTCAGGCGGTGGGGGGGCTGGAGGTCGCCAACGTCAACCTCCCGGTGGCGGTGCTGATCTGGCTGATGATTGTCCCCATGATGGTCAACGTCGATTTCCACGGCATCGTCAATGTCGGCAGACAACCCAAGGGGCTGATCGTCACCTCGGTGGTGAACTGGCTGATCAAACCCTTCTCGATGGCGCTGCTCGCCTGGCTCTTCTTCGGCACCCTGTTCGCCGCCTGGATCACCCCCGCAGATGCGGCCGAGTACACCGCCGGACTCATCATCTTGGCCGCCGCCCCCTGCACCGCCATGGTCTTTGTCTGGTCGTACCTGTGCGACGGCGATCCCAACTACACCCTGGTGCAGGTCTCCTTCAACGATCTGGTGATGATCGTCGCCTTTGCCCCCATCGTCGGCTTTTTGCTGGGGCTATCGGACATCCACGTCCCCTATGCCACCCTGCTGCTTTCGGTGGTGCTCTACATCGTCATCCCGCTGGGGGTTGGCACCCTGCTGCGTCGGCACTGGTTGAGGCGGGGCGGGCAAGCGCGGCTGGAGGCGATGAAACACACGCTGGGGCCGGTCTCGATCGGCGCCCTGCTGCTGACCCTGGTGCTGCTGTTCGGTTTTCAAGGTGAAAAGATCCTGGCCGAGCCGCTGGTGATCGGGCTGATCGCCATCCCTATTTTGATTCAGGTCTATTTCAACGCCGCCCTGGTCTATGGCTGGGGCTGGTTGTGGCGGGTGCCCCACAACGTCTCGGCCCCCGGCGCGTTGATCGGCGCCTCGAACTTCTTCGAGCTGGCGGTGGCGGTCGCCATTGGACTGTTTGGCTTCGACTCGGGGGCGGCGCTGGCGACCGTGGTGGGGGTGTTGGTCGAGGTTCCGGTCATGCTCACCGTGGTTGCGTTTGTGAATCGCAGCCGAGAGCGCTACCTGCTCCGCAGCATGGGGTGATCCCCCAGTCGCTTAAAACCAAGGCCCCGCAAGGGGCCCTTTTTGTGGCTGCAACTCCCTGCAAACATCGCTTAATTAGCGATGTCTGATGTTCTTGGAATCGGGCAAAGGGTGCTCTACATTCCTGGTCCCTTTCCATTTCCTTACTGGAACATGACAAAAAATCAAGAGGATCAGGAGTCCACATGAACATCCGCAAAGCGCTGTTGTTGGCCGCCCTTCCCGTTGCCCTGACCCTGACCAGTTGTGCTCACGACGACCACGGCCCGGCCCTGGCGATGGAATCGCACGGTGGGGACGCCCACCATCATGCCGCCCACCAGGAGGGGGAGCACCACCACGCCCCCCATTGGAGCTACAGCGGCGAAGGGGCCCCGGCCCATTGGGGTGAGTTGAAAGCCGAGTTCGGCACCTGCGCCGCTGGCCAGGCTCAATCGCCGATCAACCTGACCGGCGCCGCCAGCGCCCCCGTGCCCGCCCTGCAGGTCAACTACGGCAGCACCACCCTGCATGTGGTCAACAACGGCCATACCATTCAGGCCAACGTCGATTCCGGCAGCACCCTGACCGTCGCCGGCAAGACCTACAACCTGCTGCAATTCCACTTCCACTCCCCCAGCGAGCACACCGTCGACGGCCAGCCCGCCGACATGGTGGCCCACTTCGTCCACAAGGCCGAAGACAGCTCCCTGGCGGTGATCGGGGTGCTGATTCAGGCGGGGGCCGAGAGCGCCGCCCTGGCTCCGGTGCTGAGCAACATGCCCGCCGAAGAGGGTGGCAAGGTCGACAACGCGCAGGTCACCTACGATCTGGCCAGCATCCTGCCCGCCGACCGCAGCCACTTCCATTACAGCGGCTCCCTGACCACCCCCCCTTGCTCTGAGGGTGTCGATTGGAACGTGATGGCCACCCCGGTGCAGATCTCGGCGGCGCAGCTCGACGCCTACCGTCATCTCTACCTGGGCAACGCTCGTCCGGTGCAGCCCCTCAACGGCCGCGCCCTCGACATGGGCATGTAAAACCCCACGCAGTTGCAGCAACCAGCGGCGGCCTTCGGGCCGCCGTTTTTTTTGGGGCGTGGATGACAGCCCCTTGGACTTATCGGCCCCATGGGACCTATAGGTGCCCACCTGCCCCGGTTGTTTTATGCTGGCCCCATGACCCTACCCACCTCCTCCCCCTGGTTTTGGATCGCCGTGATCCTGGCCCCGTTTGCCCAAATCGTCTCGGGGATCTACCTGTGGCGCTTCTGGCAGCGTTACCAAGAGCGGCGCCGCCGCAACGACCCATGATGACCCCTGCGTTCGGCCCCCAACCCCTGCTCGACCTATTCACTCGCCACCCCCACCTCTTCGTGACCGGGACCGACACCGCCATCGGCAAGACCACCACCACGACCGCCATCATCCGCACCCTTCGGGCATCGGGGGTGAACGCTGTGGGGCTGAAACCATTGGTTTCGGGGGTGGAGGAAGACGGCACTTGGGGCGATACCGAGGCGATTTTTGCGGCCAATGCTGGACTGCTGCCCCGTGCAGTCGTCTCCCCCGTCCGGCTTCAAGCGCCCAAAACCCCCAAGCTGGCGGCCCGCGACGAGGGGATCGCCATCGACCTGGCGGCGGTTTCGGCCCAGGCGCTTGAAACCCTGGCGGGATTCGAGGCGGGGCTGATCGAGGGGGTCGGCGGCCTGCTGGCACCGCTCGACGCCGCGGGAAGGAGCAATGCGGACTGGATCGCCCGTCTCGACCTCCCCGCCCTGGTGGTCACCACCCCTCGGCTGGGGACGATCAACCACACGGCGCTCACCGTCGAGGTCATGCGGATGCGGGGGCTGACACTGGCGGGCTTGGTGCTCAACCGCTGGAGCGGCTCGCCGGACGACCACGAGATGCTGGAAGAGCTGGAACACATCGCCCCGGTGGTATGGGGGATTGAGGAATTTTGAAAATTAACGTCAGGGGGGGGACCCATGTCTCCAAAACAGAAAATTACTACAAATTTTGTGTTCAGGAAGCATGCGGTAATTGGAGCAACCGCTGCAGAACAAGACCATAAGTTTCTTGATGAATGCTTTATCGACAATGGTGACATTGACGTACTAGCTGACTGTTCAAACCCTAAAAGAATTATCCTAGGGCGAACAGGAAGCGGCAAAAGCTCTTTGCTTTATAAACTTGCAAAATGCAGAGAAAATGTAATTGATCTTCCCCCAGAAGCCCTTTCGTTATCATATATTTCAAATTCAGGAATTATCAGATATCTCGAAGAGAATGGCGTCAAGCTAGACATCTTCTATACAATGCTGTGGAAACACGTATTTACAGTTGAACTACTCAAAAAGAAATTCAACATAAAGGACGAAGAAGCAAAAAATAAGTTCCTCCAATGGCTTGCTCCACTATTTGAGCGCAACAAAAAGAAAGAGCAAGCATTGAGATACCTTGAAACATGGGGGAAAAATTTTTGGAATGAAACAGAATACCGAATTAAAGAATTTACCACTACCCTTGAAGATACACTAAAGGACTCATTAGGAGCAAACCTCCACGGCGTCCAGTTTGAAACTTCCTCTGAGAGCAAAATATCCACTGAAGAAAGAGCTGAGATTATTAATCGCGCCCAGCGCGTAGTTAACGAGGTTCAAGTTAAAGACTTGTATGAAGTAATCAACTTATTATCCGATCACGTATTCCATGACCCCCAGGAACACTATTACATTATGATTGACCGTCTTGACGACAACTGGGTCGATGACAGCATTAAATACAAGCTCATTAGGGCGCTTTTTGAATCAATAAAGACATTTCAAAAAGTTCAGAACGTGAAGATTATTGCAACAATACGAACAGACCTTCTGCACGATGTTATTGAGCGCACTAGGTCCCAGGGATTTCAGGAAGAAAAGTTCCATTCAATGTATCTGAAAGTAAATTGGAATGAGCGGCAGATTGAATCGATACTCAGCTCTCGCGTCGGCAAACTAATTCGCGACCAATACACGAAGACAAGGGTCGATATACATGATATTCTTCCCGACAGATATATCGATGGCGTTAGTCCAATTAAATATATAATAGATAGGACATTTCTCCGCCCAAGAGAGGCTATACAGTTTTTTAATGACTGCTTAGATAAGGCCGAAGGTAAAGCCACAATATCCATAAAAAATATCCGTGACGCGGAGCCAGAATACTCTCGAACTAGGCTTCGATCTTTGGGCGATGAGTGGCACATTCTGTGCCCAAATATTTATGACTCCTTCAAACTACTAGAAAACAAATCTGTTCCGTTCCAATACCGATCAATTACAGATGATGAAATTGATGAGCTATTAACTTTAATTGCATCATCTGGCGATCAAGCTGGCCCGTTGAAATCTCTAGTTGACGGCTATACAAATGGCAGTAAAACAAAAAAGGAGGTTCTGATTGAACTAATTAGGTCCTACTACAGAATAGGAATACTTGGGGTAAAAATAAATAATCACAGTCCGGTTATGTGGTCATACTTGAACGATGCTGATCTTTCTCCAGGACAGATAAAGCCGACAACCCACCTGTTTGTTCATCCTACTTATTATCTTGCCCTAGGCGTTTCTCCAAAAAATAGAGGTCGACAATGAATACCTTCCCCGGCTTTCCCCCCGCCACCATCGAATTCCTGGCCGACCTGACCCTGAACAACCACCGGGAATGGTTCACCGCCCACAAGAAACAGTTCGAGCAGGTGGTGCAAAACCCGGCGCTCGACTTCATCGCCGCCATGGGGCCGGTTTTCGAGCGCATCGCCCCCCACTACGAGGCAATCCCCAAAAAGGTGGGGGGCTCGCTGCTGCGCATCTACCGCGACACCCGTTTCTCGAAGGACAAAACCCCCTACAAAACCAACGTCGGCATCCACATGCAGCACCGGGATCACCGTGACATCCACGCCCCCGGCTATTACCTGCATCTGGCCCCCGACGGTTGTTTTCTCGGGGTGGGGATCTGGCACCCCGAGGCTGAGCCGCTGGCCCAAATCCGCGCCGCCATTGCCGAACAACCGCAGGCCTGGATCGCCGCCCGCGACGCCCTGACCGGCTCGGGTTGGCAGATGGAGGGGGACAGCCTCAAACGCCCCCCCAAGGGGTTCGCGGCGGACCATCCGCTGATCGAGGATCTCAAACGCAAAGATTTCTTGGGGCTGTACCCCCTGCGTTTCGAGGAGGTCACTCAGCCCGATTTCGTCGCTCAGGTCGAAACCCGGTATGCCCAAGGCGACAGCCTAATGCGCTTTTTGTGCGCCGCCTTGGAGCTGCGGTTTTAACCCGACTTTGTCCACGCAGCGTTCGCCCGTCACGAGGGTTCCCCCATGGCCCAATTCTTCGCTGTCATCACCGACAAGCACCGCGAGTTCATCGCCCGGCAGAAGCTCTATTTCGTCGCCACCGCCGCCCCCGAGGGGCGCATCAACCTCTCCCCAAAGGGGCAGGACACCTTCCGGGTGCTTGGCCCCAACCGAGTGGTCTGGCTCAACCTGACCGGCAGCGGCAACGAAACCGCCGCCCATCTGCGCATCGCCGAGCGCATGACGGTGATGTTTTGCAGCTTCGACGCCGAT is part of the Proteobacteria bacterium CG1_02_64_396 genome and encodes:
- a CDS encoding dethiobiotin synthase, which codes for MMTPAFGPQPLLDLFTRHPHLFVTGTDTAIGKTTTTTAIIRTLRASGVNAVGLKPLVSGVEEDGTWGDTEAIFAANAGLLPRAVVSPVRLQAPKTPKLAARDEGIAIDLAAVSAQALETLAGFEAGLIEGVGGLLAPLDAAGRSNADWIARLDLPALVVTTPRLGTINHTALTVEVMRMRGLTLAGLVLNRWSGSPDDHEMLEELEHIAPVVWGIEEF
- a CDS encoding arsenate reductase (thioredoxin); amino-acid sequence: MKRRILFLCTGNSCRSQMAEGWMRRLGGETWEVFSAGIEAHGLNPRAVAAMNEVGIDIGGQSSDILDPELLPSLDLLVTVCGHADETCPVVPANCRKIHWPLPDPAKATGTEEEVAAQFRAVRDELKARVEALLREEG
- a CDS encoding TIGR02453 family protein, whose product is MNTFPGFPPATIEFLADLTLNNHREWFTAHKKQFEQVVQNPALDFIAAMGPVFERIAPHYEAIPKKVGGSLLRIYRDTRFSKDKTPYKTNVGIHMQHRDHRDIHAPGYYLHLAPDGCFLGVGIWHPEAEPLAQIRAAIAEQPQAWIAARDALTGSGWQMEGDSLKRPPKGFAADHPLIEDLKRKDFLGLYPLRFEEVTQPDFVAQVETRYAQGDSLMRFLCAALELRF
- a CDS encoding arsenical-resistance protein, whose translation is MAAKTKADMGFFERNLTWWVFACIAVGIGLGKLLPGVFQAVGGLEVANVNLPVAVLIWLMIVPMMVNVDFHGIVNVGRQPKGLIVTSVVNWLIKPFSMALLAWLFFGTLFAAWITPADAAEYTAGLIILAAAPCTAMVFVWSYLCDGDPNYTLVQVSFNDLVMIVAFAPIVGFLLGLSDIHVPYATLLLSVVLYIVIPLGVGTLLRRHWLRRGGQARLEAMKHTLGPVSIGALLLTLVLLFGFQGEKILAEPLVIGLIAIPILIQVYFNAALVYGWGWLWRVPHNVSAPGALIGASNFFELAVAVAIGLFGFDSGAALATVVGVLVEVPVMLTVVAFVNRSRERYLLRSMG